One Corythoichthys intestinalis isolate RoL2023-P3 chromosome 9, ASM3026506v1, whole genome shotgun sequence DNA window includes the following coding sequences:
- the lrig2 gene encoding leucine-rich repeats and immunoglobulin-like domains protein 2, translating into MAECCPLPSAFIFVLLSVSAWAFESCPAPCSCHTGPDELGVLDCNRKRLSTAPSDAPEGISQVSMNHNDLTRLPFLGGASANITSLSLIHNRIAELLLHQLLPYESLEMLDLTSNSLSELRVGTFPSMELKYLNLSNNKISILEPGCFDNISSSLLVLKLNRNRLTALPSRVFKLPSLQFLEMKRNKIKIVDSLTFKGMDSLRSLKLQRNGITKLMDGAFFGLISMEELELEHNNLTEVNKGWLYGLRMLRVLRVSQNALGIIRPDAWEFCQKMEELDLSFNHLTRLEETAFVGLGLLETLNLGENSISHVGERVFSSLANLRTLDIHSNEISWAIEDSICVFDGMKKLNTLNLQQNKIKSITKKAFEGLDELEHLDLGKNDIMSIHPEALLHTKLKVFILKTSSLLCDCHMQWLGPWLTKSHFLHSVSAVCAHPAVLLGHDVLSVSLEDFVCDEFPKPRISTHPETSVALRGNNVTLSCVASSSSDSPMSTAWRKDGEVLYDAEVQNYARYQEGELIYTTVLHLLNVNFTDEGRYQCVVSNHFGANYSNRAKLTVNELPLFLKTPMDLTIRTGNMARLECAAEGHPSPQIAWQKDGGTDFPAARERRMHVMPDDDIFFIAKVKMEDMGVYSCTAQNAAGSLSANATLTVLETPLFMRPLEDRTVAEGETAVLQCIAGGSPAPRLNWTKDDGPLVLTERHFFAAANQLLIIVDAGPSDAGKYTCIMSNTLGTERGHINLAVSPSPNCDTSTGYDQDRWTTVGIVVIVVVCCVVGTSLVWVIVIYHMRRKSEDYSITNTDEMNLPPDIPSYLSSQGTLSEPPEGYSNSEAGSHQQLMPPLSNGYVHKSSDSGCYGDAGNEAEMDGSGRLHFRVGSLFTGRSSFQPGEARDRLAGAPSGGAGPLVICSDCYDNANIYSRTRDFCPYAYLGEDDIPDKDPPSFKESYSERARREDAAMERLFGRRDSERPSSRTSLEDCDVHSSSLWGERKNSKSAVGAAAHRTLPLAGDAPTSTQIHRLPPKRTNTQEHPAPT; encoded by the exons ATCAATGAACCACAATGACCTGACACGGCTCCCCTTCCTTGGAGGAGCTTCTGCCAACATCACATCACTGTCATT AATACACAACCGCATAGCAGAGCTCTTGTTGCATCAACTGCTGCCCTACGAGTCTCTAGAGATGCTGGACCTGACGTCCAACTCTCTTTCAGAGCTCAGGGTGGGAACTTTCCCTTCCATGGAGTTGAAATATCT gAATTTGAGTAATAATAAGATCAGCATCCTGGAGCCTGGTTGTTTCGACAACATCTCCAGCTCCCTGCTAGTGTTGAAGCTCAACAGGAACAGATTGACAGCGCtgccatccagagtctttaaacTTCCTAGTCTGCAGTTTCT TGAAATGAAGCGTAACAAAATCAAGATTGTGGACAGCCTGACGTTCAAGGGGATGGACTCTCTGCGCTCACTGAAGTTGCAACGAAATGGCATCACCAAGCTCATGGATGGAGCCTTTTTTGGACTCATCAGCATGGAAGAATT AGAGCTGGAGCACAACAACCTAACAGAGGTGAACAAAGGCTGGCTGTACGGCCTTCGCATGTTGCGTGTCCTGCGAGTGAGCCAGAATGCCTTGGGCATCATCCGACCAGACGCCTGGGAGTTTTGCCAGAAGATGGAGGAACT agacCTGTCCTTCAATCATCTTACAAGACTAGAGGAGACCGCTTTTGTGGGATTAGGTCTCTTAGAGACCCTGAATCTTGGCGAAAACTCCATCAGCCACGTGGGAGAGCGTGTGTTCAGTAGCCTGGCCAATCTGCGCACATT AGACATCCACAGTAATGAAATTTCCTGGGCCATTGAAGACTCCATTTGCGTGTTTGATGGAATGAAAAAGCTGAACACACT CAACTTACAGCAGAATAAAATCAAGTCAATCACCAAGAAAGCTTTTGAGGGTCTGGATGAGTTGGAGCACCT gGATCTTGGTAAGAATGACATCATGTCAATACACCCAGAAGCTTTGCTGCATACGAAGCTCAAAGTGtt CATCCTCAAAACAAGCAGCTTGCTGTGCGACTGCCACATGCAGTGGCTGGGACCTTGGCTCACTAAAAGCCATTTCCTACATTCCGTGTCTGCCGTCTGCGCCCACCCGGCTGTTCTGCTGGGTCATGATGTCCTTTCTGTTAGCCTAGAAGACTTTGTTTGTG ATGAATTCCCCAAGCCTCGGATCAGCACTCACCCTGAAACATCGGTGGCACTGCGCGGCAACAATGTGACTCTGAGTTGTGTGGCGTCCAGCAGCAGCGACTCGCCCATGAGCACGGCGTGGAGGAAAGACGGCGAAGTGCTGTACGATGCCGAGGTCCAAAACTATGCCAGGTACCAGGAAGGCGAGCTCATCTACACCACCGTACTGCACCTCCTCAACGTCAACTTCACCGACGAGGGCCGCTACCAGTGTGTGGTGTCCAACCACTTTGGCGCCAATTACTCCAATAGAGCTAAGCTCACTGTTAATG AGCTGCCATTGTTTCTCAAGACCCCCATGGATCTGACCATTCGTACCGGTAATATGGCCCGGCTGGAATGTGCTGCCGAGGGCCACCCCTCGCCACAGATCGCTTGGCAAAAAGACGGGGGCACTGACTTCCCGGCCGCCCGGGAGCGCAGGATGCACGTGATGCCGGACGACGACATCTTCTTCATCGCCAAAGTCAAGATGGAGGACATGGGCGTGTACAGCTGCACGGCGCAGAACGCGGCTGGCAGCTTGTCGGCCAACGCCACGCTTACCGTCCTGG AAACTCCTTTGTTCATGCGGCCCCTGGAAGACCGAACAGTGGCGGAAGGCGAAACCGCTGTGCTTCAGTGCATTGCCGGAGGCAGCCCTGCGCCGCGCTTGAACTGGACTAAGGATGACGGGCCGCTAGTGCTCACCGAGCGACACTTCTTCGCTGCCGCCAACCAGCTCCTCATCATCGTCGATGCTGGCCCCAGCGACGCTGGGAAGTACACGTGCATCATGTCAAACACTCTGGGAACCGAGCGCGGCCACATCAACTTGGCCGTGTCGCCGTCGCCCAACTGCGACACCAGCACGGGTTACGACCAGGATCGCTGGACCACTGTCGGCATCGTGGTGATTGTGGTTGTGTGCTGTGTGGTCGGAACCTCGCTGGTTTGGGTCATTGTTATCTATCACATGCGCAGGAAAAGTGAAGACTACAGCATTACCAACACAG ATGAAATGAATTTACCGCCAGACATCCCAAGCTACCTCTCCTCTCAGGGGACTTTGTCAGAACCTCCTGAAGGCTATAGCAATTCTGAGGCTGGTAGCCACCAGCAACTCATGCCTCCTCTCTCCAATGGATACGTGCACAAGAGCTCTGACA GTGGTTGCTACGGAGACGCAGGCAATGAAGCAGAAATGGACGGTAGCGGCCGGCTCCACTTCCGAGTGGGATCTCTGTTCACAGGACGTAGCAGCTTCCAGCCTGGGGAGGCTCGTGATAGACTAGCTGGAGCCCCTTCAG GCGGTGCCGGTCCACTGGTCATCTGTTCCGACTGCTACGACAACGCCAACATCTACTCTCGTACGCGGGATTTCTGCCCGTACGCTTACCTGGGCGAGGATGACATTCCTGACAAAGACCCGCCAAGCTTCAAGGAGAGTTACAGTGAGCGCGCTCGGCGAGAGGACGCTGCGATGGAGCGCCTCTTCGGCAGACGGGACTCCGAAAGGCCGAGCAGCCGCACGTCATTGGAAGACTGTG ATGTCCACAGCAGCTCCTTGTGGGGTGAaaggaaaaactcaaaatccgcaGTGGGGGCCGCTGCTCACAGGACACTTCCTCTGGCGGGGGACGCGCCGACAAGCACGCAGATCCATAGACTACCCCCCAAAAGGACTAACACTCAGGAACATCCGGCACCCACATAG